Proteins encoded together in one Benincasa hispida cultivar B227 chromosome 1, ASM972705v1, whole genome shotgun sequence window:
- the LOC120091569 gene encoding probable serine/threonine-protein phosphatase 2A regulatory subunit B'' subunit TON2, translating into MYSGSSDGEGHDAPQRKIPPASSMLWVRNLRRFIGTGTGLGSEALMELETKKILLDIFKEKQRKTAEAGTIPSFYKKKPEEGSISHRVQRLAKYRFLRKQSDLLLNADDLDAMWVCLRENCVIDDATGAEKMNYEDFCHIASVCAEQIGPKCRRFFSPSNFMKFEKDESGRIAILPFYLYVMRTVSLTQARIDMSELDEDSDGFLQPHEMEGYIRGLIPNLAQLRDIPASFVQTYCRIAARKFFFFCDPARRGKACIKKVLLSNCLQELMELHQETEEEVTDTEQAENWFSLTSAQRICDMFLALDKDMNGTLSKQELREYADGTLTEIFIERVFDEHVRRSKGGGNTREMDFDSFLDFVLALENKDTPEGLTYLFRCLDLHGRGYLTTVDIHTLFRDVHQKWIEGGNYELCIEDVRDEIWDMVKPVDPLKITSTDLLNCKQGGTVASMLIDVRGFWAHDNRENLLQEEEEPEEE; encoded by the exons ATGTACAGTGGTTCCAGTGATGGCGAAGGCCACGACGCTCCGCAACGGAAGATCCCTCCAGCGTCGTCTATGCTGTGGGTTAGAAACCTCCGGAGATTCATCGGAACCGGCACGGGGCTGGGATCTGAAGCTTTGATGG AGCTTGAGACAAAAAAAATTCTACTTGATATTTTCAAAGAGAAGCAACGGAAAACTGCTGAAGCTGGTACAATCCCAAGTTTTTATAAGAAG aAACCTGAGGAGGGATCCATCAGCCACAGGGTTCAGAGACTTGCCAAGTATAGATTCCTGAGG AAACAATCAGACCTTCTGTTAAATGCTGATGATCTAGATGCAATGTGGGTTTGCCTGAGGGAAAACTGTGTAATTGATGACGCAACTGGTGCAGAAAAG ATGAACTATGAAGATTTTTGCCACATTGCTTCAGTATGTGCTGAGCAAATAGGACCTAAATGCCGGCGATTTTTCAGTCCCTCTAATTTCATGAAGTTTGAGAAAGATGAGTCTGGAAGAATTGCCATCCTTCCCTTCTACCTTTATGTGATGAGAACG GTCTCGCTTACTCAAGCCAGAATTGATATGAGTGAACTTGATGAGGATTCTGATGGTTTCCTTCAACCTCAT GAAATGGAGGGCTATATCAGAGGTCTTATTCCAAATTTGGCTCAACTGCGAGATATTCCTGCATCTTTTGTGCAAACATATTGTCGTATAGCTGCTCgcaaattcttcttcttttgtgaTCCTGCAAGAAGAG GAAAAGCCTGTATAAAGAAAGTGCTGCTCAGTAATTGTCTGCAGGAATTAATGGAACTGCATCAG GAAACCGAGGAAGAAGTTACTGATACTGAACAAGCAGAGAACTGGTTCTCCCTAACATCTGCTCAACGCATTTGTG ACATGTTTCTGGCCCTTGATAAAGATATGAATGGAACATTAAGCAAGCAAGAGCTTCGAGAATATGCTGATGGGACTTTGACTGAAATTTTCATTGAAAGAG TATTTGATGAGCATGTTCGTCGAAGCAAAGGTGGAGGAAACACAAGGGAAATGGACTTTGATAGTTTTCTGGACTTTGTCCTTGCCCTTGAAAACAAAGACACTCCCGAAGGGTTGACATATTTATTTCGGTGTCTTGACCTTCATGGGAGAGGTTACCTTACAACTGTGGATATTCACACTCTTTTCAG AGATGTGCATCAAAAATGGATAGAGGGTGGAAACTATGAGTTGTGCATCGAAGATGTTAGAGATGAGATATGGGACATGGTCAAGCCAGTTGACCCTCTAAAAATTACTTCAACTGATCTACTGAACTGCAAGCAAGGTGGCACAGTTGCGAGCATGCTAATTGACGTACGTGGTTTCTGGGCTCATGATAACAGAGAAAACCTTctccaagaagaagaagaaccagaAGAAGAATGA